The DNA window ACGCACACTGCCAAGGGCACGCCGTTGCGGTCCACGATCAGATGCCGTTTGCTGCCGAGTTTGCCGCGATCGGTCGGGTTTGGCCCGGTGTAGGCGCCCCCCGGGGGGAGGCCACACTGGCGGCGTCCAGACTGGCTCGGCTCAGATCCAGCCTCTGGGCGCGACGCAGCTCGGTCAGCAACACCTGATGCAGACGATGCCACACACCGGCGGCTTGCCAATCACGCAACCGGCGCCAGCAGGTCATGCCGCTGCCATAGCCCAGCTCCATAGGCAGGTCTTCCCATGGCACGCCCGTGCGCAGGACATAGACGATGCCGTTGAGGGCTTGCTGATCACTGATACGCGGCCGTCCACCTTTGGGCGAACGCTTCACTTGGGGAATCAGCGGCTCGATGCGCTTCCACAGCGCAATGGGGATCTCTTTGCGACGTGTCATGTCCGCAATTTTGCCACCGGCGAGACAAGATTCAAGGGGTTTTGTTAGACGCTCTAAATATCTCAAACCTTAATTGACGCGCTTCGCAGTATCTGCAAATACGCACGCACCGTCGCATCAAGTCCTCGATACAACGCCTCGCTGGTCAATGCGTGGCCGATCGACACTTCCAGTACGCCTGGGACAGCGGCCAGAAAATCGCCCAGGTTGGTCTGCGACAAATCATGCCCGGCATTGATGCCCAGGCTTGCATCACTGGCGCCTCGCGCAGCATCGGCAAACAACCGGAATGCGGCATCCGGCTGCCCGTTTGCATGCGCCTGCGCATACGGGCCGGTGTATAATTCGATGCGATCTGCACCAAGTGCGGCTGCCCGAGCTACGTCGGGATTGCTGGCGTCGACGAACAGGCTGACGCGGCTGCCAAGTGTCTTGAACGCAGCGATCAAATCGCCGAGCGGCGCGGTGTTCTGCGCAAAATCGAAGCCGTGATCCGAGGTGAGTTGCCCATCGTCATCGGGCACCAGCGTAACCTGTTCCGGACGCGTGGCGCGGCACAGTTCCAGCAATCCCGGATAGCCATCGCGCGGCGGCGCGAACGGGTTGCCCTCGATATTGAATTCGACTGAGTGCGCGCGCGTCAGTGCACTCAGCGCCAGCACGTCGTCGGCGCGAATATGCCGCTGGTCCGGGCGTGGATGCACGGTGATGCCGTGCGCGCCAGCGGCGATGCAGGTGCGTGCGGCGTGCACCACATCCGGATCGTGTCCACCGCGCGAATTGCGCAGCGCAGCGATCTTGTTGACGTTGACGCTGAGCCGGGTCGTCACGATGTCGTTCTCAGGCTTGCGGCTCGCTGCCGTGCGTGGCGTCAACAGCAGCAGATTTGCGTGCCTCCGCCAGTTCGCGCAGCCGGCGCAGTTCTGCCGGGTCGATCATGCTGCCGGTATCGCGCTGGGTGTCGCCCATACACGAGGCAAACCAGCCGCGCGTCCACAGCAGCAGGAATAGCAATGCCACCAGTAGCGAGACCACCAGCAACCACACGTGCGGTGTGCTGAAGGCCAGCACCAGCGCACCAAGTGCCATAAGCAGAAACAGCCAGTGCATGACGAACTCCCCGTTGAGTGGCGGCAGTGTAGCGCCGTGCTAGGCACGGTTCTACGTGATAAGAGAGGCCCGCGTCAGAGCAGCGGCGACAGCAGCCGTGCGAAGGCTTCGGGAAGCCGAGAGCGCCACATTGGTCGATGGCGCGCAAAGCGCACTTCCTGCGCGCGCTGCATGTCGGTGCCGATTAGCCCGGCCAGTTCGGCGGCCACCGCCTGGTTGCGGAACAGCATCGATAACTCGAAGTTGAGACGGAAGCTGCGGCTGTCGAAATTGGCGCTGCCGACGATGCAGACCTCGTCGTCGGCGAGCAGCGCCTTGGTGTGCAACATGCGCGGGCCGTACTCGTAGATGCGCACGCCGGCTTCGAGCAATTCGTCGAAATACGAGCGCGCCGCGTAAGTCACCAGGCGCGAGTCGCTGACACGCGGCACCAGCAGGCGCACGTCCAGGCCGCCCAGCGCGGCGGAGGTCAGCGCCATGCGTGCAGCTTCGCCGGGGACGAAGTACGGCGTAACCAGCCAGATGCGATGCTTGGCCTCGTGGATGGCGGCGACCATCAGGCGGTGAATCGCTTCCCACGACGAATCCGGCCCGGATACCAGCACCTGCGCATCGACCGTGCCTTGCGCGCGCGTCGGTACGTCTTCCGGCCACAGCTTCTGGCCGTGGAATGCGTCGCGGCTCTGTCGGGTGGCGTAGAGCCAGTCTTCCAGAAACACCAGCTGCAGGCTGTGCACCACGTGGCCCTGCAGACGCACGTGCAGATCGCGGTACGCATCGGCGCGCACGTATTCGTTTTCGTCGTCGGTCACGTTGATGCCGCCGGTGAAGCCGATCCGGCCATCGATGACGATCACCTTGCGGTGGGTGCGCAGATTCAACCAGGGCCGCTTGAACGGCTTGAGGAACTGAGACGGATGGAACCAAGCGGTTTCCACGCCGGCCTCGCCCAGCGTGCGCAATGCGCGCCGGGTCATCGCCGACGAGCCCACCGCATCCATCAGCAAGCGTACCTTGACCCCAGCGCGTGCGCGCTCCATCAGCGCGTCGCAGATCGCAGTGCCGCTGCGGTCCGGCTGGAAAATGTAGTACTCCAGATGGATGTGGTCGCGTGCGCTGCGGATCGCTTCGATGATGGCGGCATAGGTCGTTGCGCCGTCGACCAGCCAGTGCACTTCGGTGGCGCTGCTCGGCGCCAGGCCGGTGGTGGACTGGGCGACCTTGGCCAACTCGGTGCAGTTGGCGTCCGGCGGGCAGACGCTGCTATAGCTCTCCATGCCCGAGCGCGAACGGCCGCGCCGCAAGCGCTGGCGTTTCACCTTCTGCGGGCCTAACCAGTAATAGATCAGCAGCCCCAGATACGGCAGCGCAGCCAGCGACAACACCCAGCTCAGCGTGGCCACCGGCTCGCGCTTTTGCAGCACTATCCAGCCGACGATCCACAGCAGGTACAGCACGTAGGCGGCCAGGAGAAGCGCTTCGAGGTGGGGAATGGTGGCCAGCCAGTCCCACGCGCTTTGTACATGTGCGAGCATGCGCGGATTCTACGGGTCGCGCTCGCTGCTACGATGACTGTGTGGCCAACGCGGCTGCGCCGCATCGGTCTGAAAGCTTCATCGTGTTGAACGTGCAGGCGCGCCGCATGAGACCTGCCGGTCGTACGATGACGAGATGGCAAATGCGATTAAGGGCCGTGGTGCGACCGGCCATCTGCCCGGACGGTTCGAGGTCACCACCCAACGGGCGGTGGACGATGGCTGGTATGTCGACGACAGCGAGGCGTTCGCCTCGTCCGCATTGCGCACCCAGGTCACCGAGGAAACCGCGCGCAGCATCATCAGCCGCAATCAATCGCCGGACATCGGATTCTCGCAGTCGGTCAATCCGTATCGCGGCTGCGAGCATGGCTGTAGCTACTGTTTTGCACGGCCCTCGCACGCGTATCTGAATCTGTCGCCGGGCTTGGATTTCGAAACCAGGTTGTTCGCAAAACAAATGCGCCGGAACTGCTGCGGCGCGAGTTGTCGCGGCCGGGGTATGTGCCCAGCCCGATTGCGCTGGGCATCAATACTGATGCGTATCAGCCGATCGAGCGCAAACACGCGCTGACGCGGCAGTTGATCGAGGTGCTGTGGGAGACGCGCCATCCGTTCACGCTGATCACCAAGAACGCTCTGGTGACGCGCGATCTGGATCTGCTCGCCCCGTTGGCATGCGAAGGACTGGTCAATGTGCATTTTTCGGTGACCACCTTGGACCCGCACGTATCGGCCAAACTCAAGCCGCGCGCGTCCGCACCGCATGCACGTCTGCGCGCAATGCGTGCGCTGCACGAGGCCGGCGTGCCGGTCGGGGTGATGGCCGCGCCGGTGATTGCTTGGATCAACGACCACGAATTGGAAGCGATCCTGCAGGCCGCCTCTGGTGCCGGTGCGCACAGTGCCGGCTACGTGCTGCTGCGGCTACAGCACGAGGTGGCGCCGTTGTTTCGCGACTGGTTGCAAACCCATTACCCGCGCAGCGCGCCGGGCATGTGATGAGCACGATCCAGCAGCTCCGTGGCGGCAAGGATTACGACAGCGCCTTCGGCGCCCGCATGCGCGGACAAGGCTAATGGCGAGACGCTTCGCTCTCGCCCACCGCCGCGCCGGCTTCGACGTGCGCGCGATGCCGGCGTTGAACACCCGGAAATTCAGGCGTCTAACTCCGCCTGCCAAGCCGGTGCCGTAATCGCCGCAGGGGCAGTTGTTCTAGGGACGTGAATTCCGGATTCGCAAGAGCGGGCGTGCTGTTGCCGTTACGAATCCCTAATCCCTAATGATGAATCCTCGTCATACAACACCTGCGCCGACTGGAACAGAATCCAGCTCGTGGCGATGAATTTGTCGCCGCCGACCCAAGCGGTTGCCGTGGTGGGTGTGGGTGAAGACGGTGGGGGCGATCAGCAGGCTGTCGGTGCGTGGGCGCGCCTTGCGTTGGGAATAGGAACTCGTTTTCGCCTTTGTGGTGAACTGCAGCAGTGGTTCGCTGCAAGCCGATGGCCTTGCGTGTTTCGAAATGCTGTTCACTTAAGCGGAGCAGCCTTTCGATCTACCGGATAGCGGGTCTTCGAGATCTTCACCGTCCTTGGCCGCGTAGGCATTCGAGGAACAGGCTCGCGATGCCCGAGCGAAGTTGGGATAGGCGTCTTCCTGTGGCGGAAGCCGGATTGGCTGCGGCCATCACGATGAGTTGCACTGCGATGTACTGGCAGACCGGTGTGAATCGGATGTCCGCAGGCGTTGTGCCAAACGCCACAGCTGCCTGACCGGCTTCACGTCCAATGATGTTGTAAGCCAGCAACAACCCCCAGACTTCCTGGTACACCAAGTCGATCTTCTTGCTGCGTAAGGTCGTCGCGTTGTGCTGCATCGAGCTTTTGATGTCGCGCAAACCCAGTTCGATTTCCCATCGCTGCTGGTAAAGCGTTGCGACAGACTTGGCGCTGTAAGTGGTGGCAGGCAGCGAGGTCAGTACCGACTTTTCTCTTCCCCTGATGCAGATAGCTCACTTCACGCACGTCCCAGTGCGTGGGAAGCGCTGGATTGCGTTTTCTGGGTGCGAGCTCGTGCACCGGCTCCACCGGAATATTCTGCGTAAAAGTGCTCAGGTTGGAGAAGTTGAACAGGTCGCCAAGGTCGAACAGCTGCTGTTGAAGGGACACAAAAAAATCCGATACCAGAAGTCTGGTATCGGATTTTCGGTGACTCATTTGCTTAAGTGAACAGCATTACCGCTATGCGGGGGTTTTCATCACATAACGCGCGCTGTGACGATCAGAACTTGTAGTTGATCGAAGCGGCCAGCACGTCGCCCTTCACCGTATAGCTGCCAGCCAGACGGTCGCCGGTGGCGCTGCGGGTGTCGCTGGTCGGGTCACTGGTGAACAGGTGGGTGTAACCGAAGTTGTATTCGGCCTGCTGCGACGGGTGCCAGCTCAGACCCAGTGACACCCACTTGCGGCTGGCATCCGGCACGCGCACGTCGCGATGGTCTGCGGTGGTGGGGGTCTGGTCGTACGCCACACCGCCACGCAATGTCAGCGTATCGCTCATGCGGTAGTCGGCACCGATCGAGGCGAAGGTCGTGTCGCGGTAGGAAAAGTCCAGCACGCTGTCGGGCTGATTGGAGGCGAAGTCCACGGTCACCTGGTCGAACTTACTCCAGGCGGTGCGGGTGACGTCGGCCATGATCGACCACTGCTCGTTCACGTTGTGCGTGAAGCTGGCGGTGGCGGTGGCCGGCAGCTTGACGGTAGCGCGGCCCTTGGTATCGACAAAGGTACCCGGTGCGGCGACACCCAACACGCTTGCGGCGCTGCCCGGCACGGTGAAGTCGGCGTCGCCGTCGGTGATCTTATGCTCCACTTCCGAGCGGTAGCTGAAGCCTATATGGGTGTTCTCATCAATGCTGAACAAGCCACCGAGGGTGAAGCCCACTTCGGTGCTGTCGCCCTTGATGCGCGAGTAACCGTCGGCGCTGCCTGGGGCGAAACCCGGCGCGCGACGCGCGGCCAGAATGCTGCCGAAATCTACCGCGCTGGCCAGATCGATATCCAGACGCTCGGCAAACACCGAGGCACCGAACGACACATACGGGTTCACGTCGTAGGAGAACGCGACGTTGAAGTCGATCGCCTGCAGCTCGGTGTGGGTGCCGTGGTAGCGGCCGGCCCAATCACGGTCGTATTCGGTCTTGAAGCCGAACGGCACGGTCAGCGAGGTGCCAAGGTGCATGCTGTCGTTCTCACCGAACGGCACATGGAAGTACACCGCCGGGACCGGCGCGATCATGCCAGCGTCGCTGCCATTGCCGCCGGAGACCGGGGCACCGTTGGCGTAGGTGGCGTTGTCAGGCTGGAACTTGGCCGAGAAGCCGATGACGCTGACGTCGGCCTGAAACAGGCGACCGTCCAGCTGGCGCATGCCGGCCGGGTTGTTGGCAATGATCGAGGCATCGTCCGGGGCGCTACCGGAACCTGCGAAGGCGCGGCCAAGACCCTTGGCGCTGTTTTCTTTCAGCTGGAATGCGGCGCCATGTGCCTGGCCAACGGCCATTACGCCAGCGATACCGGCGGCCAACAGGGTGGCGCGGCTGAGAGTGGAAGCGGTAGACATAAGCGTAGTGCTCTCCGGATAAAAACTGCAGTGGTAGGTACAGCGTCCGCACCCAGCGCCAAGTGGCTGCTGGAGCGCGCCGGAGCCCCTCCCCCGACCAACGACGCCGTACGCAGTATAACCAGGACGATTAACCGAACAATAACGAAGTGCGTTTTGGCCGGCTGGACAAGACAGGGGTGGGTTCAGGACCGTGAACCCGCTAGAGTGCCACTCCGATGTTCGTCTCGATCCCCTCCCGCAAGAAATCCGCGCCGCGCTGGGCGGTGCCGCTGCTGTTCGCAATCGTCTGGCTGGCCTATCTGTGGTCGATCAGCCGACCGGGCGAAGCGCGCAGCACGCTGTGGCTTGACTGGGGGGCACTTTCCAGCGGCGTGTCCAACCTAGGCGACTGGTGGGCCACATTACGCGACGGCAGCGTGCTGCGGCTGTTCACCGCCTTGTTTCTGCACGCGGACTGGTCGCACCTGCTCGGCAACTTGGTGTTCCTGTTGATCTTCGGGTTGCCGGCCGAGCGCATCCTGGGTCCATGGCGGCTGCTGCTGTTGTTCCTGGTTGGTGGCGCGGCGTCCAACTTGGCGGCGATCTTTGCGATCGGCACGCCGGACCGGGTGATCATCGGCGCCTCGGGCGCGGTGTCGGCGTTGATCGGCACTTATCTGGCGCTGTTTCCCGGCGCCAAGCTGGGCGTGGTGTTGCCGCTGGGGGTGTTTCTGGAATTCATCCGCGTGCCTGCGCCTTTGCTGATCGGTGTCTGGGCGCTGCTGCAGGTGGTGTTCGCCTACATCGGCCCGGCGTTCGGCATGGTGGCGTGGTCGGCGCATATCGCCGGTTTCGCGTTCGGCATCGTCTATGGGTTGTACGTGCGCGCGGCGATCGCGCGGCGGCTGCGCAAGCGCCACGGGTTTTAGCGCGGCGCGCAAACCGTCGCTAACGCTCGTTGATGGCAGCGCGAGCGTGCGATGGCGGCTCTCTTGCACTGCCTTGGGCGCGTTGGCGCGCCTATAATTGCGGCATGTCCAAGCCTCTGTACAAAGTCACCTTCCTCAATCACGGCAAGGTGTACGAGCTCTACGCGCGCCAGGTCACCGGCAGTCATCTGTGGGGCTTCAACCAGATTGGCGAGCTGGTATTGGACGTGCACGACGGTGTGGTGGTCGATCCCACCGAAGAGCGCCTACGCGAAGAGTTCGGCAACACCAAGACCTTGCACCTGCCGATGCAGAGCATCGTGCGCATCGAAGAAGTGGAGAAGAAAGGCCAGTCGGTGATTCGCGATGCCACTACCGGCGACAAGGTGGTCACGCCGTTTCCGTCGCCGACCAAACCACGCTGATGCGCATCCTGGTGCCCGACGACTATCAGGGCGCGGTGCGTCAGCTGCCGTGTTTGCAGCGGCTGCAAGGGCACGATGTACAGGTGTTGGGCGCGTTGGCGACCGATCCCAACGAATGGGCGCAGCGTCTGGTGCAAGCCGATGCGCTGGTGTTGATCCGCGAGCGCACGCGCGTGGACGCCACGCTGCTGCGGCGCTTGCCGCGGCTCAAG is part of the Xanthomonas fragariae genome and encodes:
- a CDS encoding DUF1820 family protein, translated to MSKPLYKVTFLNHGKVYELYARQVTGSHLWGFNQIGELVLDVHDGVVVDPTEERLREEFGNTKTLHLPMQSIVRIEEVEKKGQSVIRDATTGDKVVTPFPSPTKPR
- a CDS encoding IS5 family transposase (programmed frameshift) → MTRRKEIPIALWKRIEPLIPQVKRSPKGGRPRISDQQALNGIVYVLRTGVPWEDLPMELGYGSGMTCWRRLRDWQAAGVWHRLHQVLLTELRRAQRLDLSRASLDAASVAFPPGGAYTGPNPTDRGKLGSKRHLIVDRNGVPLAVCVTGANRHDSVVFEELIDALPPIGGKPGRPRRWPDKLHADKAYDIDRCRAFLKQRGIIARIARKGIARNDRLGRHRWVVERTHAWFAGLGKLRIRFERRIDLHLALLSLACSIICLRLLPGFC
- a CDS encoding rhomboid family intramembrane serine protease; amino-acid sequence: MFVSIPSRKKSAPRWAVPLLFAIVWLAYLWSISRPGEARSTLWLDWGALSSGVSNLGDWWATLRDGSVLRLFTALFLHADWSHLLGNLVFLLIFGLPAERILGPWRLLLLFLVGGAASNLAAIFAIGTPDRVIIGASGAVSALIGTYLALFPGAKLGVVLPLGVFLEFIRVPAPLLIGVWALLQVVFAYIGPAFGMVAWSAHIAGFAFGIVYGLYVRAAIARRLRKRHGF
- a CDS encoding outer membrane protein transport protein codes for the protein MSTASTLSRATLLAAGIAGVMAVGQAHGAAFQLKENSAKGLGRAFAGSGSAPDDASIIANNPAGMRQLDGRLFQADVSVIGFSAKFQPDNATYANGAPVSGGNGSDAGMIAPVPAVYFHVPFGENDSMHLGTSLTVPFGFKTEYDRDWAGRYHGTHTELQAIDFNVAFSYDVNPYVSFGASVFAERLDIDLASAVDFGSILAARRAPGFAPGSADGYSRIKGDSTEVGFTLGGLFSIDENTHIGFSYRSEVEHKITDGDADFTVPGSAASVLGVAAPGTFVDTKGRATVKLPATATASFTHNVNEQWSIMADVTRTAWSKFDQVTVDFASNQPDSVLDFSYRDTTFASIGADYRMSDTLTLRGGVAYDQTPTTADHRDVRVPDASRKWVSLGLSWHPSQQAEYNFGYTHLFTSDPTSDTRSATGDRLAGSYTVKGDVLAASINYKF
- the cls gene encoding cardiolipin synthase gives rise to the protein MLAHVQSAWDWLATIPHLEALLLAAYVLYLLWIVGWIVLQKREPVATLSWVLSLAALPYLGLLIYYWLGPQKVKRQRLRRGRSRSGMESYSSVCPPDANCTELAKVAQSTTGLAPSSATEVHWLVDGATTYAAIIEAIRSARDHIHLEYYIFQPDRSGTAICDALMERARAGVKVRLLMDAVGSSAMTRRALRTLGEAGVETAWFHPSQFLKPFKRPWLNLRTHRKVIVIDGRIGFTGGINVTDDENEYVRADAYRDLHVRLQGHVVHSLQLVFLEDWLYATRQSRDAFHGQKLWPEDVPTRAQGTVDAQVLVSGPDSSWEAIHRLMVAAIHEAKHRIWLVTPYFVPGEAARMALTSAALGGLDVRLLVPRVSDSRLVTYAARSYFDELLEAGVRIYEYGPRMLHTKALLADDEVCIVGSANFDSRSFRLNFELSMLFRNQAVAAELAGLIGTDMQRAQEVRFARHRPMWRSRLPEAFARLLSPLL
- a CDS encoding pyridoxine 5'-phosphate synthase; amino-acid sequence: MTTRLSVNVNKIAALRNSRGGHDPDVVHAARTCIAAGAHGITVHPRPDQRHIRADDVLALSALTRAHSVEFNIEGNPFAPPRDGYPGLLELCRATRPEQVTLVPDDDGQLTSDHGFDFAQNTAPLGDLIAAFKTLGSRVSLFVDASNPDVARAAALGADRIELYTGPYAQAHANGQPDAAFRLFADAARGASDASLGINAGHDLSQTNLGDFLAAVPGVLEVSIGHALTSEALYRGLDATVRAYLQILRSASIKV